Within the Borrelia parkeri genome, the region TGACTTCAGGAGGGGGTTTCCAAGCGGAAGATTCACTTATGATACTTCAGGATTTAATATTGATGGCTGGAGAAAAATTAGAAATTGTTGTTGCAGGTAAGGTTAGTAAGGATAATGTTGATGCTATTGATACTATTCTAGGTGCGAAAGCTTATCATGGGAGGTTGATTGTTGGTAATTTAAATTTATCTTAAGCTTGTCATTTTGTATTGATTTAAGGTCAAATTAAGTGAATATTTTAATATAAGAAGAGGTTTTAAAATAAAGTTTGAAGGTACAATTTGCACATGCTGATTTTGCCTATATAAGTATGAGATTGTATGTAATTGAAAGACAGTTGCTTTTGTAGGTTATGTGAATTGAGTTTATATAAAAGACGGTATTAAATTTATTTTGTTAATAGTATGGTCTATTTGATTCAGATACTTCGGATTCTTCGTCTTTAGTTAGTATTAAACTTGTTATAAATTCTTTGATGCTTATCTTGTTAACATTAAATTTAAGTTCTACGGTATTTTGATCTTTTATTCTAGTTTTTATAGGACTTGAGATTATGATTTTTGTCGTGCTTGCTAATAGTATTGGTATTAGTTTTTTTGATAAAATAGATAGTATTGCTGGATTATCAGTATGTAAGTAAGCTTGTAAATTATAATCCTGGTTATTTTCACTATTTGCAATGAATATTCCCTTGTCGCAGGGAATACGATTTGTTTTCTTTATGTTATTTGGCATTAGTTTAGCTATATCCTTTATCCAAAAGAATATTTCATTTTGATCGAGTATATCAATATATTTTGTTGTTAGTATGTTTTCATTTTTATGAGTTATTTCTTTTTGATTTATTAGAATTCCTTTTTTATTTTTAGTGGGAGTGATATATATATTTGAATTTTTTATCTTCCATTTTGGTTTTATAAATATGTTTCCATAGGATTCAAAATTTGAGTTATTTTGTATTCCCCAAAAGATATTTTTGGGAAAATTTCCTGTTATTATTGCTGAGAAAGTTTCAGGATCTTTTGTGTAACTTAAGTATAAGTTACCAACAGTGTTAAGTCCGATTTTGTATTTGAATTTGAGTTCATTGTAGATGAATCTGTTTTTAGATAGATTTATGTAAGCGTATATGTCTGATGATGGGTCTAACAACATAATTGAAGATATGTTTTTTTTAGGTGGACAGTAATTTAAAGTTTCACATCCTATAAAAAGAATAGCCATGAAAATTTTAATAATTAGTTTGACCATCTTTTGATACCTATCTTTATGAATATTTCATCGTCAAGTTCTAATTTTGTTAATGCCTTTTCTTTATTAATTTCTATTTTGAGTGTTAAGGTTTCCGTTTTAATATAGCTTTCAAATTGATTTGTTATTTTCTTCAATATATCACTGTTATCTATGTATAGTATTATTCTGTCACTAACATTGAAATTATTTTCTTTTCTTAAATTTTGTACTTTTCTTATAAGTTCTCTTGAGAGTCCTTCTAAATATAATTCTTCTGTTATTAGTGCATCTAATCCAATTGTGACAGAATCTTCATTTATTATTTTTAAATTTTCTCTTTCATGTCTTTCTAAAATTATATCTTTTAGCATAATATCATATGTATTTTCATTGATTTTAATTATATGTTTGTTACCATTTATTATCTTTAATATATCTTCGTTTGTTAGTTTCATTATTTCTAATGATCCTGCTTTCATATTTACGCCAAGTTTACTTCCAAGTTCTCTAAAGTTTGCTTTTGCTTTGTAAGTTACAAGTTCTTCTTCATTGTTTTTGATTTTTATTTCTTTTGCATTAATTTCTTCAAGTATTATTTCTTTCATCTCATTTAGTATTTGTTGTTCTTTTTGATCCTTGGTAACAACATAGATTGTACTTATGGGTTTCCGTATTTTAATATTATGTGATGCTCTGAGTGCTCTTGCGATTGAAACAACTTTTCTTATAAAGTTCATTTTTTCTTCAAGATCTATGTTAATAAGTTTTTCAATTGCTTGTGGATATTTGTTTAGATGGATTGATTCTTTTTCATCTTTAGTCTTTAGATTTTGATAAATTTCTTCTGTTAAGAACGGGATAAATGGAGCAAGCATTAACATTAAGTTTTTTATTACATAATATAGCGTTTCATGGGCATCGATTTTATCATTATCATTCTCGGATTTCCAAAACCTTCTTCTTGATCTTCTGATATACCAATTATTTAGTTTGTCGATAAATGCAAGAAGTTCTTCTATTGATTTTGTTAAATTATATTTATCTATTTCTTCGTTTAATATTTTTTTTAGACTTTCGATTTCGCTAACTATCCATTTATCAAGGATATTAGTTTTGTATAGATTTATGTTATTATTAGGTTCAAATTTGTCAATTATTGCATAAGTTATGAAAAATGAGTAAGCATTCCAGATAGGGATTATAATGTTTTTTAAAACATCTTTAACTCCGTCATCGCTGTACTTTAAATCATCAGCTCTTATCACGGGACTCATTACTAAATAAAGCCTTAAAGCATCAGCTCCAAATGTGTTTATTACTTCCATTGGATCTGTGTAATTTCTAAGTGATTTTGACATTTTTCTTCCATCACTAGATAATACTAGTCCATTAACTATTACATTTTTAAATGCTGTATTTTCAAAAAGTGCAGTTCCTAGGATTGTTAATGTATAAAACCATCCTCTTGTTTGGTCTAGACCTTCTGCAATGAAATCAGCAGGAAAAATATTATGAAAGTTATCTTTATCTTTAAATGGATAATGCTTACTTGCGTAGGGCATAGAACCAGATTCAAACCAGCAGTCTAAAACTTCATTTGTTCGAACATATACACCACCGTATTCACTGGGCCAAGTAATTTGATCAACTTTATCTTTATGTAAGTCATTTACTTTTTGTCCTGAAAGTCGTTCAAGTTCTTCTTTGGATCCTATACATATTTTATTTCCTGTCTTTGAACATATCCAAACTGGTATTGGATTTCCCCAAAATCTGTTTCTACTTATTGCCCAATCTCGTGCATTTTCTAGCCATTTACCAAATCGTCCTTTTTTTAAGTGTGAAGGCATCCAGTTTATTTGCTCATTTGATTTTATGAGTTTTTCTTTTATTGCTTCAATATTTACAAACCATGAGCTTATGGGTCTGTAAATTAGAGGTGAATTTGTTCTGTAGCAAAATGGATATCTGTGTAGAAAATTTTCTCGTTTGAATAAAAGGTTCATTGACTTTAATTTTTCTATTATTTTATTATCTGCATCTTTAACAAATAGTCCTTCAAAATCTTTTACTTCGTTTGTAAATTTGCACTCGGCATCTATAGGTGTTATCATGTCGGTTTTTGTATTATTTTTAAGTATGTTATAGTCTTCTTCCCCAAAGGGTGCGATATGTACTATTCCTGTTCCATCATCAGTTGTGACATATTCTGCTGTATGAATCTTGAAAGCCCCTTTATCCCGTTGGTTTAGGAAATAGTTAAATATGGGTTCATATTCTATTCCTTTAATATATTCACCTTTAAATTGTTCTATTACTGTATATGTTTTTTCATCTTTATAATAGTGATTTAACCTTTTTGTGCCGATTATAAATATTTCATCTTTTTCCTTATCAAATATTTTAGAGTAATCTATATCTTTACCGACAGCAATTCCAAGATTTGTAGGTAGTGTCCAAGGAGTTGTTGTCCATGCGAGTAAGTATTCATTTTTATCTTTGATTTTAAATTTTATAGTTAGTGATGGGTCATGAATTTCCTTATATTCACCGAGATTAACTTCGAAGTTTGAGAGAGGAGTTGCAAGTTTTGGAGAATATGGTAATACATAATAGCTTTCATAAATTAAACCTTTATTATAAAGTGTTTGGAATACCCACCATACAGATTCCATGAAGGTTGTATCCATTGTTTTGTAATTGTTTTCAAAGTCGATCCATCTACCTAGTCTTGAAATTGTTTTTTGCCATTCTTTTGTATATCTAAGAACTATCTTCCTACATTCTTCGTTAAATTTATCAATTCCATATTTTTCTATTTCGTATCTTCCAGAGATTTTTAAGGATTTTTCTACTTCATATTCTACGGGTAAACCATGAGTATCCCATCCAAAATATCTCTTAACCTGTTTGCCTTTCATTGTTTTATATCTTGGAATGATATCTTTAATTGTATTTGGAACGAAGTGTCCAAAATGTGGAAGTCCTGTTGCAAATGGTGGTCCATCATAGAATGTAAATTCTTCACAACCTTCTCTTTGTTGTATTGATTTTTCAAAAATTTTATTATCATTCCAAAATTTTAATATTTTTTCTTCTATCTTAGGGAAATTTACTTTGCTTTCTACTTTCTTGAACATAAGATTTCCTTTTGTTTAATTTTTATATTATTTTGGTCTAAATATATTTTTATTAGATTAATATTGGGATTTTTGAATATTTGATTGATAATTTTTTCTTCTATTTGTTCTTTTATTGCATTTAAAACGCTTCTTGCTCCGGAATTTTTATCATAATATTTGTTGATTATATGATTTTTAAGATTGTCATCAATCTCTATTTTAATATTCTTTAGTCTAAATTTTTTAGTGAGTTCTTTGCAATAATTGTTATAAATTAGGCTGAGGTCTTCTTCTTTTAAGATATTAAGAATTATTTTTTTTTGTATTTTGTCTAGTAGTGATGATTTGAATCTTGTTTTAAGCTCATTGTTGATTTCGTTTTTGATATTTATATTATTGTCTGTTTTCTTAAATCCAATACTTCCCTTGCCAAGTAGTGTTTTGGTGCCAATAGATGTACTTAAAACAATAATGGTATTTTTAAAGGATATTTTGTCTTCTTTACTACTAATTAGCTCTCCGTGCTCAAGTATTTGTTCTATGATAGTAAGCACAGAATTATGAGCATGTTCGATATTTTCAAGTATAATAAAGGCTCTAGGATTATGTTTTAATCTGTTTGTTAAAATACCACCGTCAGCATAGCCTGTATATCCTGGATTCGTTCCTATTAATTTTGATATGGAAGTTTCTTCTCTATAGTCTGACATGTCTAGCTTTAGTATTGAGTTTTGATCCTCAATAATGATGCTTGATATTGTTTTTGCTATCATTGTCTTTCCGCTTCCGCTTGAACCTATGAGCAATATTGATGTTAAAGGTTGCGTATTATTATTGATTTCGAGTTTTGTTTTGACCATTTCTATAATTATTTCATTTATAGCACATTCTTGACCAATTATTTTTTCTTTTATGTGTATTGCTTCTGTTTTAAGCGTATCAATTTCTTCTTTGATGTTAGATTTTATCTTAATATTTAATAGTTCATCTGTTGCGCTTTTAATATCTTCTACATTGATTATTTTTTCATTTGTTTCTTTTTGCTTTTTTTGAGCCCCGGCAATATCAATTAGATCAATTGCTTTATCGGGAAATCTTTTGTTAATTAGATATTGTGATGATATCTTGATAACATTTTCTATGGCTTCTTTTTCATAAGTAACACCGTGATAATCTTCAAAGTTTTTTATTATGTTATTAATTATATTAAGAGTTTCTTTTTCATCAGGTTCTTTGATCGATATTGTTTGAAATCTTCTAGTAAATGCTTTATCTTGAGAAATATGTTTTCTATATTCATCATAAGTTGTTGCACCTATGATTTGTATTGCAGAGCGAGACAAAACGGGTTTTAAAATATTTGCTGCGTCAATAGAGCCTTCGGAGTTTCCAGCTCCTATTAGAGTGTGTATTTCATCGATAAATATTATTATATCTTTATTGTTTTTAATTGATTTAATTATGTTATTTAATCTTTCTTCGAATTCGCCTCTATATTTTGTTCCTGAGACTAAGTCAGAAGTGTCAATTTGTAGTATTACTTTGTTTTGTAGTTTGTTCTTTATTTCTTTATTTGCAATTTTGATGGCAAGGCCTTCAACAATTGCTGTTTTGCCAACACCAGGTTCTCCTATTAAAATTGTGCTATTTTTATTTCGTCGCTCAAGTATGTTTATTAGTGATTGAATTTCTTTTTCACGACCGATTAAA harbors:
- the ileS gene encoding isoleucine--tRNA ligase, whose product is MFKKVESKVNFPKIEEKILKFWNDNKIFEKSIQQREGCEEFTFYDGPPFATGLPHFGHFVPNTIKDIIPRYKTMKGKQVKRYFGWDTHGLPVEYEVEKSLKISGRYEIEKYGIDKFNEECRKIVLRYTKEWQKTISRLGRWIDFENNYKTMDTTFMESVWWVFQTLYNKGLIYESYYVLPYSPKLATPLSNFEVNLGEYKEIHDPSLTIKFKIKDKNEYLLAWTTTPWTLPTNLGIAVGKDIDYSKIFDKEKDEIFIIGTKRLNHYYKDEKTYTVIEQFKGEYIKGIEYEPIFNYFLNQRDKGAFKIHTAEYVTTDDGTGIVHIAPFGEEDYNILKNNTKTDMITPIDAECKFTNEVKDFEGLFVKDADNKIIEKLKSMNLLFKRENFLHRYPFCYRTNSPLIYRPISSWFVNIEAIKEKLIKSNEQINWMPSHLKKGRFGKWLENARDWAISRNRFWGNPIPVWICSKTGNKICIGSKEELERLSGQKVNDLHKDKVDQITWPSEYGGVYVRTNEVLDCWFESGSMPYASKHYPFKDKDNFHNIFPADFIAEGLDQTRGWFYTLTILGTALFENTAFKNVIVNGLVLSSDGRKMSKSLRNYTDPMEVINTFGADALRLYLVMSPVIRADDLKYSDDGVKDVLKNIIIPIWNAYSFFITYAIIDKFEPNNNINLYKTNILDKWIVSEIESLKKILNEEIDKYNLTKSIEELLAFIDKLNNWYIRRSRRRFWKSENDNDKIDAHETLYYVIKNLMLMLAPFIPFLTEEIYQNLKTKDEKESIHLNKYPQAIEKLINIDLEEKMNFIRKVVSIARALRASHNIKIRKPISTIYVVTKDQKEQQILNEMKEIILEEINAKEIKIKNNEEELVTYKAKANFRELGSKLGVNMKAGSLEIMKLTNEDILKIINGNKHIIKINENTYDIMLKDIILERHERENLKIINEDSVTIGLDALITEELYLEGLSRELIRKVQNLRKENNFNVSDRIILYIDNSDILKKITNQFESYIKTETLTLKIEINKEKALTKLELDDEIFIKIGIKRWSN
- a CDS encoding AAA family ATPase produces the protein MSILVCPKKSEIKKIDTKTLKNIKQDTLCEIEKLEKVLIGTNEIIIPKINREIFILIEQTKKEFKSKTSIGIKEIFYQILKTKKLLKKYKLNKLSFNFNEENMIASIDKIRLIETYKEFEDEIRLTNDYFEIDKYVKNLTKLAKEKKLNPLIGREKEIQSLINILERRNKNSTILIGEPGVGKTAIVEGLAIKIANKEIKNKLQNKVILQIDTSDLVSGTKYRGEFEERLNNIIKSIKNNKDIIIFIDEIHTLIGAGNSEGSIDAANILKPVLSRSAIQIIGATTYDEYRKHISQDKAFTRRFQTISIKEPDEKETLNIINNIIKNFEDYHGVTYEKEAIENVIKISSQYLINKRFPDKAIDLIDIAGAQKKQKETNEKIINVEDIKSATDELLNIKIKSNIKEEIDTLKTEAIHIKEKIIGQECAINEIIIEMVKTKLEINNNTQPLTSILLIGSSGSGKTMIAKTISSIIIEDQNSILKLDMSDYREETSISKLIGTNPGYTGYADGGILTNRLKHNPRAFIILENIEHAHNSVLTIIEQILEHGELISSKEDKISFKNTIIVLSTSIGTKTLLGKGSIGFKKTDNNINIKNEINNELKTRFKSSLLDKIQKKIILNILKEEDLSLIYNNYCKELTKKFRLKNIKIEIDDNLKNHIINKYYDKNSGARSVLNAIKEQIEEKIINQIFKNPNINLIKIYLDQNNIKIKQKEILCSRK